The following is a genomic window from Oncorhynchus nerka isolate Pitt River unplaced genomic scaffold, Oner_Uvic_2.0 unplaced_scaffold_2675, whole genome shotgun sequence.
ACTAATTGGTTGAATTCATGGTTGTTGCGGTCATTCAGTTAACTCTGTAGTTTCCGGCAGACCATTCCTCTGCCCCCTAAAACAACTAAACTACTTGTTTATAAAAGTAGGGTAGTTCCCTGACCCGATTTTGCTCTGTTTTGGAGTGGCGCTTACTGGGAAGCAGCCATTTTGTCTGTCCCCATCAAAAGCTACAGAACTTTGTTTTGAGTAGTGAACAAATATTCAAACAACCATGCCCTTCTATGATTAACCATAATGGTACCTACGCAGGTTGGGCCCTTCATCCACTGAAGTGAACAAAACCGGGAGAGAGTTGACGACTAAACCGCTGTTTGGCCCATGTTAAGACTGTCTCAATGATGTAGGATTGCATCAACACGCGTTAGGTCATCTACAAGAATGTTTCCTTGAACATGATGATTTTTAGAATGGCATGGCAATGTATTGCTTGGTTTTTATTTCTCCTGCTTTCTCATCCCAGGCCAGGCTCTGCAGTGCTTCAACTGTGAGCTCTGCATCTTCAACTTGTTCCAGACCAAAGTCACCTGCGGCGCTGACGAGCAATGTTTCACCGGTGTCGGAAAAGCAGGTAAGGACCAAAGGACTGGCTGACACAGATCATTGGTGTCTTACATTGtaatcatttagcagatgctcttatccagcgCGACTTAGTGCGTTCAACATCCATATAGCAGTCATTGCAAGTAAGGGCTTTCCTCAATAAGTAGCTTACAGTATCGAAATTGGTAAAAAGACAAGTGCAAGTTTGCTACAAAGACCAGTACAACAGTACATTTTATTGAACAAGGAAGGAAGACAACCTGCAACCATCCCTTTGCAGATGCTAAAATTTCACTTGTCAGCTTTCTGCCTTGGGGCAAAAAGCTTATGGAAAACCTCTTACGATTCCTAGTTTGTTGGTTTATGCGCCGCTTGCACGACGATGCCCAAGTAATTAAGTCAAGAGGCACCACATTATTTATGTCTTTTCATCTACAGCTCAGGTGTTGGACATCAAGACAAAAGGCTGCCTGAAAATGAACGACTGCAACAAGGTGTCTACAACCAAGTTCCCTTCCATTTCCAACGTCACAGTCTACAGCGTAAACAAGACCTGCTGTAGCTCGGACCTGTGTAACGCTGCCCCGGGCCAGCCCCGAATGAGAATCCTGCACCTGGCCCTCGCCACCACCTTCATGACCAAAGTCCTAGTGTAAGGGGGGGCCCTCTGGCCTATACATGTACAGAGGTTGATACGCATGTAGGTTGATGGTTCACACATGCCAACATTAGCAGCAATCTGTCCATGTATAGAAGTCCTGCATTATCTTATATAATTTAGGCCAAGGAGGAAACATTTAGTGTATCATACCATCTAAACTTCAATTATTTCCACTAAAAAATTAGATTTGTCCTTGATGCCTCTGGAAATCTCTAAATTAGGTTTATTGCTCACTTGGAAATGCAGTCAGATTAGCTTTTCCCTGACCCTCATTCCGTTGCACTTACACACCACGAAAAACACTCAATTAAATGGAATGCTCACATACAATAGGCAACTTTTCATCAACTTAATTGAGCAGATGTCTTCTGGCACTTTATTAGGATGAAGCGCTTCAGTCATTATACTGTATAACCAATGAATGTGTATACTGACTGATTCATTCATCTTCAATAGGGAGCTCCGCTAACAAAGACAATATTTACCAACTTTGGTGTTGGTTATACCTGCTTGTACAGTAGGTGTCATGGGTGATGGACTGCATTCAGTGTTGTCCCAATTGCCATGCTCTATTATACAGTATCCCTGAGGCCAATGTATACATTAAAGGTTAAGTACATGCCATTTCAGTCCATGTTAATTTCAGATGAATGCTAATTTCAAACCACTATTTCAATTTGATATTCAATGTTAATGAGCCGATTATTCAGCCACTTGGTGTTGGGGAGCTCCACTGATCACCCAAATTACAATTAATAATGCAATTGCTCTATGACCATGTTTCCCCATTGATGACCTAGACCAAAGGAGGGCCAGTTGCTAAACTAGTCTCTGTCCCTAGAGAGGGCAAACAATGTGGTTAATCTGATCGGGAATTGTATCTTTGTCCACCCTGCATATTCCTTTTTGCCTAAAGTAATACTTGTATTTGTATGGCAATATTAGAATGTAGGTGTAGATAATTAAATCAAGCTTTTATAAATGCTATTTTTATTAATAGGATTTTCTAGGTTAATTAGAAATGTTAAACTTACTTGTTTAGGAAGAACTGTGTACTAACTGTAAATGGCTTGACTGGTTAGCTAAATATGAAACATTTTATTTTGAAAACCTATTTTTAAACTGTAAATGTGTATACTGTACGTGATTGCTGGGTGACTGCAAAAATAAATGATTAAAGCTTTTACAAAATCCCTCACCACCTTAGTTCTTTGCTTTTGTCTATCGGCGTCATGACTTTTATCCACGCCCAAACAAACCCTTCACGCCAGTTCTGTGTAACAGCTGGCGGGAAGTGCACTAAACCTTTCATATTTCTATTTTAACACTCGTTACATTTGAAAGTATGAAAACTAATTCCACTA
Proteins encoded in this region:
- the LOC135567042 gene encoding sperm acrosome membrane-associated protein 4-like, coding for MNRIILSIFAVGLCFSVGQALQCFNCELCIFNLFQTKVTCGADEQCFTGVGKAAQVLDIKTKGCLKMNDCNKVSTTKFPSISNVTVYSVNKTCCSSDLCNAAPGQPRMRILHLALATTFMTKVLV